From Lysobacter auxotrophicus, the proteins below share one genomic window:
- the folK gene encoding 2-amino-4-hydroxy-6-hydroxymethyldihydropteridine diphosphokinase, with product MNETPESQAFIGMGSNLGDSIATLKHALRALDALPDTRVARASRLYRTAAWGVTEQPDFINAVALLRTRRAPRELLGDLLAIEREAGRRRLEDGSDRWGPRTLDLDLLLYGEARIDEPGLHVPHPRLHERAFVLVPLAEIAPDARIPDVGTAAQALARMAPSQVEGVTYADPLDPA from the coding sequence TTCATCGGCATGGGCAGCAACCTGGGCGACAGCATCGCCACGCTGAAGCACGCGCTTCGCGCGCTCGATGCGCTCCCGGATACCCGTGTCGCGCGGGCGTCCAGGCTCTACCGCACCGCCGCGTGGGGCGTGACCGAGCAGCCGGACTTCATCAACGCCGTCGCGCTGCTGCGCACCCGTCGCGCGCCGCGTGAACTGCTCGGGGACCTGCTGGCGATCGAGCGCGAGGCCGGACGTCGCCGGCTCGAGGACGGCAGCGACCGCTGGGGGCCGCGCACGCTGGACCTGGACCTGCTGCTCTATGGCGAGGCACGCATCGACGAGCCCGGCCTCCACGTGCCGCATCCGCGCCTGCACGAGCGCGCGTTCGTGCTGGTACCGCTGGCCGAAATCGCGCCCGATGCGCGCATCCCCGACGTAGGTACCGCCGCGCAGGCACTGGCCAGGATGGCACCCTCGCAGGTCGAGGGGGTAACGTATGCGGACCCCCTCGATCCCGCCTGA
- the panB gene encoding 3-methyl-2-oxobutanoate hydroxymethyltransferase, protein MYSGTPNEKPWTVPALAQAKRDGRKLVMLTCYDAGFARTMDEVGIDLVLVGDSLGMVMQGHDSTIPVTTADVAYHTACVARGLDKALLIADLPFGADATPERALDASLRLLQSGAAMVKLEGAAHKLEVIRFLVDREIPVCAHLGLTPQSVLRLGGYKVQGRDEVAARRLREDAHAVQDAGATLLVLECVPTPVAAAITSDLDIPTIGIGAGPQCDGQVLVLHDLLGVNSGHRRPRFVKDFLAGGGSIAGAFAAYAQAVRDGSFPDAEHSYA, encoded by the coding sequence ATGTACAGCGGAACGCCGAACGAAAAGCCCTGGACCGTTCCCGCGCTCGCGCAGGCCAAGCGCGACGGCCGGAAGCTGGTCATGCTGACCTGCTACGACGCCGGTTTTGCGCGGACGATGGACGAGGTCGGCATCGACCTGGTGCTGGTCGGCGATTCGCTCGGCATGGTGATGCAGGGCCACGACAGCACGATCCCGGTGACCACCGCCGACGTCGCCTACCACACGGCCTGCGTCGCGCGCGGCCTCGACAAGGCGCTGCTGATCGCCGACCTGCCGTTCGGCGCCGATGCCACGCCGGAGCGCGCGCTCGACGCATCGCTCCGGCTGCTGCAGTCGGGCGCGGCGATGGTCAAGCTGGAAGGCGCCGCGCACAAGCTCGAGGTCATCCGCTTCCTCGTCGATCGCGAGATCCCGGTCTGCGCCCACCTGGGCCTGACACCGCAGTCGGTGCTGCGCCTGGGCGGCTACAAGGTGCAGGGTCGCGATGAAGTCGCCGCCCGGCGCCTGCGCGAGGACGCGCATGCCGTGCAGGACGCCGGCGCCACGCTGCTCGTGCTCGAGTGCGTGCCGACGCCGGTCGCCGCGGCGATCACGTCCGACCTCGACATCCCTACCATCGGCATCGGCGCGGGCCCGCAATGCGACGGCCAGGTGCTCGTGCTGCACGACCTCCTCGGCGTGAATTCCGGCCACCGTCGCCCGCGTTTCGTGAAGGACTTCCTCGCCGGAGGCGGCTCGATCGCCGGCGCCTTCGCCGCGTACGCGCAGGCGGTCCGCGACGGGTCGTTCCCGGACGCGGAACATTCCTACGCTTGA
- the panC gene encoding pantoate--beta-alanine ligase produces the protein MIETFTDLELLRERVRSWKRDGLRVAFVPTMGNLHDGHFSLVRLAREHADRVVASVFVNPTQFGPNEDFARYPRTPGADARGLEAAGCDALWLPSVEAMYPYGVEATVRVQVPDVTSTLEGASRPGHFDGVATVVSRLFNQVQPDVAVFGRKDYQQLAVVRYMVRDLAFPIAIVGADIVREANGLAMSSRNQYLSDEEREQAAQIRRCLATMAEAIAAGRPREAVESEATKRLVEAGFQPDYAVVRRPDLTEPANHETGSMVALIAARLGRTRLIDNLEFTA, from the coding sequence ATGATCGAAACCTTCACCGACCTGGAACTGCTCCGCGAACGCGTGCGCAGCTGGAAGCGCGACGGCCTGCGCGTCGCCTTCGTGCCCACGATGGGCAACCTGCACGACGGCCATTTCTCGCTGGTGCGCCTCGCGCGCGAACACGCCGATCGCGTGGTCGCCAGCGTGTTCGTCAATCCGACCCAGTTCGGCCCGAACGAGGACTTCGCGCGCTATCCGCGCACGCCCGGCGCCGACGCACGCGGCCTGGAAGCGGCCGGGTGCGATGCGCTGTGGCTGCCATCGGTCGAGGCGATGTATCCGTACGGCGTCGAGGCGACCGTGCGCGTGCAGGTGCCCGACGTGACCTCGACGCTGGAAGGCGCCTCGCGGCCCGGGCATTTCGACGGCGTCGCGACGGTGGTGTCGCGCCTGTTCAACCAGGTGCAGCCGGACGTCGCGGTGTTTGGCCGGAAGGATTACCAGCAGCTCGCCGTCGTGCGCTACATGGTGCGCGACCTCGCGTTCCCGATCGCGATCGTCGGCGCCGACATCGTCCGCGAGGCGAACGGGTTGGCGATGAGTTCGCGCAACCAGTACCTGTCCGACGAGGAGCGCGAACAGGCCGCGCAGATCCGCCGCTGCCTGGCGACGATGGCGGAGGCGATCGCCGCGGGCCGCCCGCGCGAGGCCGTCGAAAGCGAGGCGACCAAGCGCCTGGTCGAGGCCGGTTTCCAGCCGGACTACGCGGTCGTGCGCCGGCCCGACCTGACCGAGCCGGCGAACCATGAAACCGGTTCCATGGTGGCGTTGATCGCTGCCAGGCTGGGCCGCACGCGGTTGATCGACAACCTCGAATTCACCGCCTGA
- the panD gene encoding aspartate 1-decarboxylase, whose protein sequence is MQLNILKAKIHRATVTHAELHYEGSCAIDGRLLDISGIREYEQIHIYNVNNGQRFVTYAIRGEEGSGVISVNGAAAHCAQPGDLVIICAYGVCDEAEAAKYKPTLVYVDRDNALTHTNRSMPAQAA, encoded by the coding sequence ATGCAACTGAACATCCTCAAGGCCAAGATCCACCGCGCGACGGTGACCCACGCGGAGCTTCACTACGAAGGCTCCTGCGCGATCGACGGCCGCCTGCTCGACATTTCCGGCATCCGCGAGTACGAGCAGATCCACATCTACAACGTGAACAACGGCCAGCGCTTCGTCACCTACGCCATCCGCGGCGAAGAGGGCAGCGGCGTGATCTCGGTGAACGGCGCCGCCGCGCACTGCGCGCAGCCGGGCGACCTGGTGATCATCTGCGCCTACGGCGTGTGCGACGAGGCCGAAGCGGCCAAGTACAAGCCGACGCTGGTGTACGTGGACCGCGACAACGCGCTCACGCATACCAACCGTTCGATGCCGGCACAGGCGGCCTGA
- the pgi gene encoding glucose-6-phosphate isomerase — protein MDAASRLSQLRAQAGRIQHTPLAKLIAQDPARAQDFALRVGPIYANFARQHYDRDALAALFALAQSVDAPSRLKALFDGEKINLTEGRSVLHTSLRSDLSDAPVAKAAHAQALEARKRMRELVDSLAASGITDIVSVGIGGSDLGPRLAVDALSGPKPGRFRVHFLSNVDGHAAQRVLAGLDPARTAAVLISKTFGTQETLLNGAILRDWLGGTERLYAVSANVERAAQSFSIPAERILPMWDWVGGRYSLWSAVGFPIALAIGMDAFEQLLDGAAQMDAHVLHTPAETNLAFWHALTSVWNRNGLGYATQAVLPYDERLKLLSNYLQQLVMESLGKSVRTDGSPVGVETVPVWWGGAGTDTQHSFFQALHQGTSIVPADFIGVIRADAPYPQNHRALQANLLAQTEAFANGQASDDPHRAYAGGRPTTTILLDALTPQSFGALLALYEHSVYLQSLVWGINAFDQFGVELGKQVASRLLPALEGEAQADDPVTRALLEQLRR, from the coding sequence ATGGATGCCGCTTCCCGTCTGAGCCAACTGCGCGCCCAGGCCGGGCGCATCCAACACACCCCGCTGGCGAAGCTGATCGCGCAGGACCCGGCGCGCGCGCAGGATTTCGCCCTGCGCGTCGGGCCGATCTACGCCAACTTCGCCCGCCAGCATTACGACCGCGACGCGCTCGCCGCGCTGTTCGCGCTCGCGCAGTCCGTCGATGCGCCTTCGCGCCTGAAGGCGCTTTTCGACGGCGAGAAGATCAACCTCACCGAAGGTCGCAGCGTGCTGCACACGTCGCTGCGCAGCGATCTGTCCGACGCGCCCGTCGCCAAGGCCGCGCACGCGCAGGCACTCGAAGCGCGAAAGCGCATGCGCGAGCTGGTCGATTCGCTCGCCGCCAGCGGGATCACCGACATCGTCAGCGTCGGCATCGGCGGTTCCGATCTCGGGCCGCGCCTGGCGGTCGATGCATTGAGCGGGCCGAAGCCGGGCCGCTTCCGCGTGCATTTCCTCAGCAACGTCGACGGCCATGCCGCGCAGCGCGTGCTGGCCGGCCTCGATCCCGCGCGCACCGCCGCGGTGCTGATTTCCAAGACCTTCGGCACGCAGGAAACGCTGCTCAACGGCGCGATCCTGCGCGACTGGCTGGGCGGCACGGAGCGTCTGTACGCCGTGTCGGCGAACGTCGAACGTGCGGCGCAGTCGTTCTCGATTCCCGCCGAACGCATCCTGCCGATGTGGGACTGGGTGGGCGGGCGTTATTCGCTCTGGTCGGCGGTCGGGTTTCCGATCGCGCTGGCGATCGGCATGGACGCGTTCGAGCAACTGCTCGACGGCGCCGCGCAGATGGATGCGCACGTGCTGCACACGCCTGCCGAAACCAACCTCGCGTTCTGGCACGCGCTGACCAGCGTGTGGAACCGCAACGGCCTGGGCTACGCGACGCAGGCAGTGCTGCCGTACGACGAGCGCCTGAAGCTGCTGTCGAACTACCTGCAGCAGCTGGTGATGGAGAGCCTCGGCAAGTCGGTACGCACCGACGGCTCGCCGGTGGGTGTCGAGACCGTGCCCGTGTGGTGGGGCGGCGCCGGCACCGACACGCAGCACAGCTTCTTTCAGGCGCTGCACCAGGGCACGTCGATCGTGCCGGCGGACTTCATCGGCGTGATCCGTGCCGACGCGCCGTATCCGCAGAACCATCGCGCCTTGCAGGCCAACCTGCTCGCGCAGACCGAAGCGTTCGCGAACGGCCAGGCGAGCGACGATCCGCACCGCGCGTATGCGGGCGGTCGCCCGACGACGACGATCCTGCTCGATGCGCTGACGCCGCAATCGTTTGGCGCGCTGCTCGCGCTGTACGAACACAGCGTGTACCTGCAGTCGCTGGTGTGGGGCATCAACGCCTTCGACCAGTTCGGCGTGGAACTCGGCAAGCAGGTCGCGTCGCGTCTGCTGCCCGCGCTGGAAGGCGAGGCGCAGGCGGACGATCCGGTGACGCGCGCGTTGCTCGAACAGCTGCGGCGCTGA
- the queG gene encoding tRNA epoxyqueuosine(34) reductase QueG, with amino-acid sequence MPASAPDYDALSLRVRELAREFGFQRCGIAGIDLGEDEAYLRDWLAQGLYGSMDWMARHGELRARPHELHPGTVRVISVGLDYGRDADEAWATLDDSERAYVARYALGRDYHKLMRQRLQRLADRIAEVVGPFGHRVFVDSAPVLERALARNAGLGWIGKHTCLIDKDGGSFFFLGEIYVDLPLPIDAPASAHCGTCRRCIDICPTQAIVAPYRLDARRCIAYLTIEHEGAIPEDLRAPIGNRIFGCDDCQLVCPWNKFAQRTDEPDFRVRNDLDKATLVDLFAWSEEDFLQRTEGSAIRRSGHERWLRNIAVALGNARSTPEVIDALRGRLATVSPMVREHIEWALRRHGVDPAS; translated from the coding sequence CTGCCCGCCTCCGCGCCCGACTACGACGCGCTGTCTTTGCGCGTGCGCGAGCTGGCACGCGAGTTCGGATTCCAGCGCTGCGGCATCGCCGGAATCGACCTCGGCGAGGACGAGGCCTACCTGCGCGACTGGCTCGCGCAGGGACTGTACGGGTCGATGGACTGGATGGCGCGCCACGGCGAACTGCGTGCGCGCCCGCACGAGCTGCATCCGGGCACGGTGCGCGTGATCTCGGTCGGACTGGATTACGGGCGCGACGCCGACGAGGCCTGGGCGACGCTCGACGATTCCGAGCGCGCCTACGTGGCGCGCTATGCGCTGGGCCGCGACTACCACAAGCTGATGCGCCAGCGCCTGCAACGCCTCGCCGACCGCATCGCGGAAGTCGTCGGCCCGTTCGGCCATCGCGTGTTCGTCGACTCCGCGCCGGTGCTCGAACGCGCGCTCGCACGCAACGCCGGGCTTGGCTGGATCGGCAAGCACACGTGCCTCATCGACAAGGACGGCGGCTCGTTCTTCTTCCTTGGCGAGATCTACGTCGACCTGCCGCTTCCCATCGACGCGCCGGCGAGCGCGCATTGCGGCACGTGCCGTCGCTGCATCGACATCTGCCCGACGCAGGCGATCGTCGCGCCCTATCGCCTCGATGCGCGGCGCTGCATCGCGTACCTGACGATCGAACACGAAGGCGCGATTCCCGAAGACCTGCGCGCGCCCATCGGCAACCGCATCTTCGGCTGCGACGACTGCCAGCTCGTGTGCCCCTGGAACAAATTCGCGCAACGCACCGACGAGCCGGATTTCCGCGTGCGCAACGACCTGGACAAAGCGACGCTGGTGGACCTGTTCGCGTGGAGCGAAGAAGACTTCCTGCAGCGCACCGAAGGTTCGGCGATCCGGCGTAGCGGGCACGAGCGATGGCTGCGCAACATCGCCGTCGCACTGGGAAATGCGCGTTCGACGCCGGAGGTGATCGACGCGCTGCGTGGTCGATTAGCGACCGTGAGCCCGATGGTGCGTGAGCACATCGAGTGGGCGTTGCGGCGCCATGGGGTGGATCCGGCGAGCTGA
- a CDS encoding NAD(P)H-hydrate dehydratase, with amino-acid sequence MPHAAAPFVHALYDATALRALEARATQRLGDGFELMRRAGQAAWRDLLARWPDAMGILVVCGPGNNGGDGYVLARHAHEAGRGVRVVRLPEHAPRSELARRAADEYAAAGGRIADVASDLPGCDLIVDALFGIGFSRLPDATTQDLIAAINTHEAPVFALDVPSGVDADRGAVPGAAVIATRTIEFIAPKAGLRTGAALDHAGVLSLAPLELAADDFGGVAPVAERIAATDLPRWLAPRPRDSHKGRNGRVLCIGGDHGSGGAILLCAEAALRSGAGLVEVATRERHVGPLLARLPEAMAHDVGDADALQAALDRADAIALGPGLGRGEWSVALYERAIASGKPLLLDADALNLLATRPFALPADAVITPHPGEAARLLDTNTADIQRDRFAAARALCDRYACVVVLKGAGTIVMSAHETPRVVTAGNPGMAVGGMGDVLSGVIAALRAQGMGAFDAAACGALLHSSAGDAAAHDGGERGLLPSDLMPWLRHFSNQEPYGREPTR; translated from the coding sequence ATGCCCCACGCCGCCGCTCCGTTCGTTCATGCGCTCTACGATGCGACCGCGCTGCGGGCGCTGGAGGCGCGCGCCACGCAGCGGCTGGGCGACGGTTTCGAACTGATGCGCCGCGCCGGGCAGGCCGCGTGGCGCGACCTGCTCGCGCGCTGGCCGGATGCGATGGGCATCCTTGTCGTGTGCGGGCCGGGCAACAACGGCGGCGACGGCTATGTTCTTGCACGCCATGCACACGAAGCCGGACGTGGCGTGCGTGTCGTGCGTCTGCCTGAACACGCGCCGCGCAGCGAGCTCGCCCGTCGCGCCGCCGATGAATACGCCGCGGCAGGCGGCCGTATCGCTGACGTCGCCAGCGACCTACCGGGATGCGACCTCATCGTCGATGCGCTGTTCGGCATCGGTTTTTCGCGCTTGCCCGACGCGACGACGCAGGATCTGATCGCCGCGATCAACACGCACGAGGCACCGGTGTTCGCGCTCGACGTACCCAGCGGCGTCGATGCCGATCGCGGTGCGGTGCCGGGCGCAGCGGTGATCGCGACGCGAACGATCGAATTCATCGCGCCGAAAGCGGGGCTGCGTACCGGCGCCGCGCTCGATCACGCGGGAGTGCTGTCGCTCGCACCGCTCGAACTGGCGGCGGATGATTTCGGCGGCGTTGCCCCCGTCGCCGAACGTATTGCCGCGACCGATCTGCCGCGATGGCTCGCACCGCGTCCGCGCGACAGCCACAAGGGCCGCAACGGGCGCGTGCTGTGCATCGGCGGCGATCACGGCAGCGGCGGCGCGATCCTGCTGTGCGCCGAAGCGGCGTTGCGTAGCGGCGCCGGGCTGGTCGAAGTCGCGACGCGCGAACGTCACGTCGGACCCTTGCTCGCGCGCTTGCCCGAAGCGATGGCGCACGACGTCGGCGATGCCGATGCATTGCAGGCGGCGCTCGATCGCGCGGATGCGATCGCGCTCGGGCCGGGGCTCGGACGCGGGGAGTGGAGCGTCGCGCTGTACGAACGCGCGATCGCCAGCGGAAAACCGCTGCTGCTCGATGCCGATGCACTCAACCTGCTGGCGACGCGCCCGTTCGCTTTGCCGGCCGATGCGGTGATCACGCCGCATCCGGGCGAAGCGGCGCGCCTGCTCGATACGAACACCGCCGACATCCAGCGCGATCGCTTCGCCGCGGCGCGCGCGTTGTGCGATCGCTATGCGTGCGTGGTCGTGCTGAAAGGCGCCGGTACGATCGTGATGTCCGCGCACGAAACGCCGCGCGTCGTCACGGCGGGCAATCCGGGCATGGCAGTGGGTGGCATGGGCGACGTGCTCAGTGGCGTCATCGCCGCGCTGCGCGCGCAGGGCATGGGCGCGTTCGACGCTGCGGCGTGCGGCGCGTTGCTGCATTCCTCAGCGGGCGACGCAGCCGCGCACGACGGCGGCGAACGCGGCCTGTTGCCCAGCGATCTGATGCCGTGGCTGCGGCACTTTTCGAACCAGGAACCTTACGGCCGGGAGCCGACCCGATGA
- the tsaE gene encoding tRNA (adenosine(37)-N6)-threonylcarbamoyltransferase complex ATPase subunit type 1 TsaE: protein MIELWLPDADATDALGARLAITRPAQATVHLHGDLGAGKSTIARALLRALGVQGAIRSPTYTLVERYPLADGEAWHLDLYRIADPGELEFLGLDGAEVRLWLVEWPERGAGALAAPDLTIELSMRGPGRIARLHAGSPVGDAWVGRVSVGHEVAGDS, encoded by the coding sequence ATGATCGAACTGTGGTTGCCCGATGCCGACGCGACCGATGCGCTCGGCGCACGCCTGGCGATAACGCGTCCCGCGCAGGCGACCGTGCACCTGCACGGCGATCTGGGCGCGGGCAAGTCGACGATCGCGCGCGCGCTGTTGCGGGCGCTCGGCGTGCAGGGTGCGATCCGCAGCCCGACGTACACGCTGGTCGAACGCTATCCGCTCGCCGACGGCGAAGCGTGGCATCTGGACCTGTATCGAATCGCGGATCCGGGCGAACTCGAGTTCCTCGGTCTGGACGGGGCCGAGGTGCGGCTGTGGCTGGTGGAATGGCCCGAACGGGGCGCCGGGGCGTTGGCCGCGCCAGACCTGACGATTGAGCTGTCGATGCGTGGGCCGGGCCGGATCGCCCGGCTGCACGCCGGCTCTCCGGTCGGGGACGCCTGGGTCGGACGGGTGTCGGTCGGGCACGAAGTTGCGGGCGACTCCTGA
- a CDS encoding N-acetylmuramoyl-L-alanine amidase translates to MRVTAATVQKCLLGLALLGAVAWNLAHASEIKGLELRDGATGTRAEIALDRAADFKVISLKGPDRLVIDLPSSALARGFRLPAASGVVKAVRTGEPTPGTARIVFDLAQPVAVLKPRIEQAGDGPRLVLEWPGDGAMSATAASTVATSAPVAPTATPSSTAAAEAAPANPQMAQKFDPAASSAATTRLISEIVARNDNTPTATASTHATPATAPVTPATVPPSAMPTVTPTPTAAQIAASGPSAASQNTLAPPAAGAVKAPVATTIATGVPTRIATGVPTPMPGSPVTATSETPAAQAPVKTMKDVMRGRGMRPLVIAIDAGHGGQDPGAIGPSGKREKDATLAIARELARQVNATPGLKAYLTRDTDVFIPLPRRAQLARAAKADMFISIHADAAENRAARGSSVYVLSLKGASSQRARWLADKENASDLIGGVRLEQANNTLASVLLDLTQSGHMRASEDAAGHVLDGLKRVGANHKPNIERANFAVLRTSDMPAMLVETAFISNPDEEKRLNDPAHQTKLARAVLDGVNTYFTRQPPPGTLYAARADAQIATTGESSGGSL, encoded by the coding sequence ATGCGTGTCACGGCCGCCACCGTCCAGAAATGTCTGCTCGGCCTCGCGCTGCTCGGCGCGGTGGCGTGGAATCTTGCGCACGCGAGTGAAATCAAAGGCTTGGAGCTGCGCGACGGCGCCACCGGCACCCGCGCCGAGATCGCCCTCGATCGCGCCGCCGACTTCAAGGTCATCAGCCTCAAGGGGCCGGACCGTCTGGTCATCGACCTGCCGTCCTCGGCGCTGGCGCGCGGTTTCCGCCTGCCGGCCGCCAGCGGCGTGGTGAAGGCCGTCCGCACCGGCGAACCCACGCCGGGCACGGCACGCATCGTGTTCGACTTGGCCCAACCCGTCGCCGTGCTGAAGCCGCGTATCGAACAGGCCGGCGACGGCCCGCGCCTGGTGCTCGAATGGCCGGGCGACGGCGCGATGTCCGCAACGGCCGCGTCGACGGTGGCGACCAGCGCGCCCGTTGCGCCGACCGCGACCCCGTCCTCCACCGCCGCGGCCGAAGCCGCGCCGGCGAACCCGCAGATGGCGCAGAAGTTCGACCCGGCGGCGTCGTCCGCCGCGACGACGCGCCTGATTTCCGAGATCGTCGCGCGCAACGACAACACGCCGACGGCAACCGCATCGACGCACGCGACGCCCGCAACGGCGCCGGTGACGCCGGCGACGGTCCCGCCGTCCGCCATGCCCACCGTCACGCCGACACCGACCGCGGCGCAGATCGCGGCGTCGGGCCCGTCGGCGGCGTCGCAGAACACGCTCGCGCCGCCGGCAGCGGGCGCGGTCAAGGCGCCGGTCGCCACGACGATCGCGACGGGTGTTCCGACCCGGATCGCGACCGGCGTGCCGACGCCGATGCCGGGCTCGCCCGTTACGGCGACGTCGGAAACGCCCGCCGCGCAGGCGCCGGTCAAGACGATGAAGGACGTGATGCGCGGTCGCGGCATGCGTCCCTTGGTCATCGCCATCGACGCCGGCCACGGCGGCCAGGACCCGGGCGCGATCGGCCCGTCCGGCAAGCGCGAGAAGGACGCGACGCTCGCGATCGCCCGCGAACTCGCGCGCCAGGTCAACGCCACGCCGGGTCTGAAGGCCTATCTCACCCGCGACACCGACGTGTTCATCCCGCTGCCGCGTCGCGCGCAGCTGGCGCGCGCGGCCAAGGCCGACATGTTCATCTCCATCCACGCCGATGCCGCCGAGAACCGCGCGGCGCGGGGTTCGTCGGTGTACGTGCTCTCGCTGAAGGGCGCGTCCTCGCAGCGCGCCCGCTGGCTGGCCGACAAGGAAAACGCCTCCGACCTGATCGGCGGCGTGCGCCTGGAGCAGGCCAACAACACGCTGGCCTCGGTGCTGCTGGACCTCACCCAGAGCGGCCACATGCGCGCGTCCGAAGACGCCGCCGGCCACGTGCTGGACGGCCTCAAGCGCGTCGGCGCCAACCACAAGCCGAACATCGAACGCGCGAACTTCGCCGTGCTGCGCACCTCCGACATGCCGGCGATGCTGGTCGAAACGGCCTTCATCTCCAATCCGGACGAGGAAAAGCGCCTCAACGATCCGGCGCACCAGACCAAGCTGGCGCGTGCGGTGCTGGATGGCGTCAACACCTACTTCACCCGCCAGCCGCCGCCGGGCACGCTCTACGCCGCCCGCGCGGACGCCCAGATCGCCACCACCGGCGAATCGAGCGGCGGCAGCCTCTGA